The following DNA comes from Terriglobia bacterium.
CCTCAAATGATTGATGAGCGCAAAATCATGCGACTTGCCGGTTCGGATATTCACACTCCTCACTCATGACCCATGACTCCTCGCTTGAGAAACCGATCGCACGCATCCATGACTAATTCCACGGGTATGTCATCGATGCACCTTGGTGTGCCGAAGGCGGTACAGGTGTACCCGGGGCAGGGCATGCAGGGCAGCTCCAGCCCGACCGATTCATACTCCGTTTCCCAGGGATGCCAGTCGCGATAGTCCGAGGAACCCCATACGACCACCAGAGGCCTGCCCAGCGCCGCGGCGGCATGGGTCGGCCCGCTGTCATTGCCGATGAACAGCCGACAACCCTCGATCAGGGAAAACAGCTCATCGAGTCCGAGGTCGGACCAGTAACGGTGCGCATAATGCGCGTTCCGGCCAATGTCGAGCAGAACTTGAGCTTCCCGGAGACCAGCGGTAAAAATCACAGGGAGCGCGTAGCGCTCATGCAGCCGGTCGGCCAGGCCGGCAAATTTTTCTTCCTTCCATTGCTTGGACGGCAGGGTCGCCGTCGGATGAATCACCAGATACCCGGAGGATCCGATCCCGGAGGAAACCAGGCGCTCCCTTATTCGGGCGCGCACACCATCGTCCAGAAACAGCTTCCCTCGTGGTCTTGCCGGTATGGGAAGATCCAGCCAACGCAGAAGCGTGAGCTGATCTTCCACGGTGTGAAGATCAGAACGCTGCCACACGACCTGGGGGTTGGGGATCAGAGCGTTGTAGACCCAACCCTGGCGATATTTCTCCTGACCGATTCTGAGGCCGGCGCAGCTGGCAAGGGTAAAGAGCGACGATGTGGTGCCGCCGTGCAGATTGACCACTGCGGAGTACCGGCGCCTGCAGATTTCAAGGCAGGTACGGATGCGCGGCCATCCCTCTCCTTCCGGCACTTTCCGTGGCCTCAGGATCAGCGTTTCATGCACGGCCGGGTGCCTGGAAAACACGGCGGCGTACTGCGCCTCTACCAGCACATCGATCTGCAGGTCGGGGCGCCACGCGTGGAGCGCTTCCAGCAGAGGCAGCGCGAGAATGGAGTCGCCCAAAGATCTCAGACGGATAATGAGGAGCCGCGGAATGTGTTCCAGCTGCAGGCGCAGCGCGCGCATGCGTTCGGCGTGGGAAATCGAATTTGGCAAGATGAGCTGTCTTTCCTGTCAGGTCGCGAGATCAGAAAAAATCCTCGCCAGGGAATTCACCGATGCCGGAGAAATCGGTGAATTCCGTGACTGGCGGGCTAACGCCTGGCCTGCTCCTCATCCTCTTCGATCTTTGCTTCATCGATGAGCATCACCGGGATGTCATCGCGGATCGGATAGACACGATGACACTTGATGCACTTGAGCCCACTGCCGTCGGGCGTCAGACGAACTTCCTCCTTGCATAGGGGACAAGCCAGTATCTCGAGCAGTTCCTTACTGATGGCCATAAAGCCTCCAAATCATGCGGCTATCCTGAACGATCCCCGAGCGCAAATTTGTGCTCTTTGCCCGAAAGGAGCCGTCGGATGTTTTGATGATGCTTGGCAACGATGAGCGCCGACCCGATCACGGCCGACCAGAAGACAATGGAGGGCTTATGATAAAGATAGACCCACAGCGGATATGCCGCCGTGGCCAGGATCGATGCCAGCGAGACATAGCGAGTCAAGGCGGTAGTCAGCAGGAACACGATCATGGTTGTTCCCGCGGCCGCCGGAGTAAGCGCCAGATAGGCACCGAATCCCACAGCGACTCCCTTGCCGCCTTTGAAGCCAAGGAAGACCGTAAAGACGTGACCCAGAATGGAAGCCACTGCGGCGGCAGCCTGCCAACGGACATCGCCGCCCAGCCACCCCGCTGCCACGACTGCCAGATAGCCCTTGCCCGCATCCATCAGGAAGGTGAGGATGCCGATCGCGCGGCTCTTGCGGAACACGTTCGTGGCGCCGATATTCCCGCTGCCGGCCTTGCGGATGTCCGCGCCGGTGGTAGTCTTCACCAGCACGTAACCGAATGGGATGGAGCCAAGGAAGTAGCCCAGGATTGGGATCAGATATTCGGGTTTCATCGCCGTCATTCACCCTTCAGCTCGATCTTCTCCAGCACGGTATAAAGAGCCCCCTGCGGCCTCAGCGTGCTTTGATAGACGTTGAATTCTCTCGCAACGAATGCATGTTCCAGCGCACTGCCGATTTTAATATAGTCCAGAAGGGGCTGCAAATTCGTTTTGCCCCGGACTCTGCCCAGGGTCAGATGGGGCTGGAAAGGGCGCTCTTCGGGAGCAAAGCCGGCGCCCAGACAGGCCGATTCCACCCTCTGCTGAAGCGCTTCCAGCATCGGCAGGTCCCCTTCGAGGCCGCACCAGATCACCCGGGGATTGCGCAGGTTGGGAAATCCGCCCACACCGTGCAACCGAAGCGCCATGGGGCGCTGCAATGCGGCAGCCTCATGCAGCAGCCTTACCAGGGGGGGCAGGGCCGCCGGGTCGATCTCTCCCAGAAACTTCAGGGTCAGATGGATGGACGAGACTGCAGTCCACCTGACGTCTGCCCGGAATGAACGCAACCTTGTCTGCAGCTCTTCGAGCTGCGCTCGCGCTTCAGATGAAAGCGGAATGGCAATGAACGTCCTCATGCTGTCGTCTCCGCCGGCATCAGGAACCTGCGCAGGTGCCCGAGCGCAAAGGTGGTCGCGAGCTCGCGTACCGTGTCCCGGTCTCCCGGAAAG
Coding sequences within:
- a CDS encoding glycosyltransferase family 9 protein — its product is MPNSISHAERMRALRLQLEHIPRLLIIRLRSLGDSILALPLLEALHAWRPDLQIDVLVEAQYAAVFSRHPAVHETLILRPRKVPEGEGWPRIRTCLEICRRRYSAVVNLHGGTTSSLFTLASCAGLRIGQEKYRQGWVYNALIPNPQVVWQRSDLHTVEDQLTLLRWLDLPIPARPRGKLFLDDGVRARIRERLVSSGIGSSGYLVIHPTATLPSKQWKEEKFAGLADRLHERYALPVIFTAGLREAQVLLDIGRNAHYAHRYWSDLGLDELFSLIEGCRLFIGNDSGPTHAAAALGRPLVVVWGSSDYRDWHPWETEYESVGLELPCMPCPGYTCTAFGTPRCIDDIPVELVMDACDRFLKRGVMGHE
- a CDS encoding Trm112 family protein, with translation MAISKELLEILACPLCKEEVRLTPDGSGLKCIKCHRVYPIRDDIPVMLIDEAKIEEDEEQARR
- the plsY gene encoding glycerol-3-phosphate 1-O-acyltransferase PlsY — encoded protein: MKPEYLIPILGYFLGSIPFGYVLVKTTTGADIRKAGSGNIGATNVFRKSRAIGILTFLMDAGKGYLAVVAAGWLGGDVRWQAAAAVASILGHVFTVFLGFKGGKGVAVGFGAYLALTPAAAGTTMIVFLLTTALTRYVSLASILATAAYPLWVYLYHKPSIVFWSAVIGSALIVAKHHQNIRRLLSGKEHKFALGDRSG
- the thpR gene encoding RNA 2',3'-cyclic phosphodiesterase, which codes for MRTFIAIPLSSEARAQLEELQTRLRSFRADVRWTAVSSIHLTLKFLGEIDPAALPPLVRLLHEAAALQRPMALRLHGVGGFPNLRNPRVIWCGLEGDLPMLEALQQRVESACLGAGFAPEERPFQPHLTLGRVRGKTNLQPLLDYIKIGSALEHAFVAREFNVYQSTLRPQGALYTVLEKIELKGE